Sequence from the Saccopteryx bilineata isolate mSacBil1 chromosome 6, mSacBil1_pri_phased_curated, whole genome shotgun sequence genome:
ctgggaatcgaacccgggactcctgcacgccaggccgacactctaccactgagccggtTGGCCAGGGCGAAATTTTAACACACAAGGAGGGAGAACAAGGTACTGGACCTCCTGGTACCTCCATCTTCCAGCCTCAGCAAATTTCAGTCTTTTGCCAACAAGGTTCAGTCCTCTTTTCACCACCAGAGGGCGCTATTGTCCTTACTTAATGGCCTCGCAGGCAGCAAAGGCTGCTGGCTGAGGAGGAAGGACATTGCTATAAGAGCTGTTGTACATTGCTCAAGAGATAAAGGGTTTTTACAAAGGGAGTCTGTGACTCTGAGACCACCAGTTCTAGGTCCTACACAACTCCCTTCACAAGGCCTGGCCTTCAGGAAAGTGTTTCAAAGAGAAAGTCAGTCTGGGGGACCTGGAGAAGCTAAAGGGGTGGGATTAGAGGAAAATAACACATTATATAGTGTTTTATCCCTTTATAAAGCACATTCACatacatcttttttgttttttatagtgagagagagtgagaggggagagagagaagagagaggaaagacagataggaagggagagatgagaagcatcaacttgtagttgtagcacttgagttcgattgcttctcatgtgcatTGACAGGGAGGGAggtgctccagccgagccagtgacaccttgctcaagccagcaaccttgggctcaagccagtgaccatggggtcatgtatatgatcccacactcaagccagtgaccttcgagttttgaacctgggtcctcagggtcccaagttgacactcttatctactgcaccaccgcctggtcaggcacatacattTTCACATAATTCTTCCAAAACTCCAGTTAATACACAATTACTGAGGACTCAACTAGACTGCGTGTTCCTGCCCCGGGTGCCCTCACCCAGGTCCTTGGCCCCAGAGGCAGATGACCTGGTGGGGCTCCTAGCCCTGCTTGGGGGACTTGGGCAGTCACGAAGCTGGCCTCTGCAGTGTAAATGAGAAGGTAGCCCTGAGCGGTTGCTAAGGTCCCTTTGGCTCTAGCAATCTGTGATTCCCAAACTGTCAAGGAATGAAAGGGGTCCTGGACTTCAGCTGTCAGGCAGCAGAGTCTAAGGAGAACCTGGATTGGTGGCCTTGGGCCGGGGGCTGCCCTCCTGCTGGTAACAGGCTCCCAGTACTCAGGTGTGAAAGAACTGCCATTCTGGCCACACCACTGCTCACCCTACCGACCAGAGTCCGGTTAGGGCTTGTCAAACTCCCAGGCCACATTTCCACTGGCATTGCTTAAGGTGGCACACACACAGCAACATCCAGCTCTCCACAACAGTCCCTGAGGCCTGGCATCTGGCCACCCCTACCCAGCTGGGCTTCCTCCAACCATAGACAGCGGCCAACATCTGCATCAACTTTTGTGCTTCCCGGCCACCGGGCCACCATTGACTGCATCTGGAGTTCTCTCTGCCCAAAGGCTCTTCTCCACTTGTTTGCCTGGCTAAGGCCATAGACTCTTCCAGATTCGAGTCAAGTGCTGTTCTTCTGTCCTTCTGGAATGCCATCCTGACTTCTCCAGAGCTCAGTTACTCCTCTGGTGAACTCAACACAGAACTCGAACCACACTGTATTCTACTGTGTCGGCagacctcttccctcccccacctccttagATCGTGGCCTTCGTTAGGACAAAGACAGTGTGCCTTCTGTGCTGTTCTCCAGGACCTAGAGTGGTGCCCGGCGCCTAGTAGGAGCTCACCTAAAAACTtgagaaatgggccctggccggttggctcagcggtagagcgtcggcctggcgtgtgggggaactgggttcgattcccggccagggcacataggagaagcgcccatttgcttctccacccccaaccccctccttcctctctgtctctctcttcccctcccgcagccaaggctccattggagcaaagatggccccggcgctggggatggctccttggcctctgccccaggcgctagactggctctggtcgcggcagagcgacgccccggaggggcagagcatcgccccctggtgggcagagcgtcgcccctggtgggcgtgccaggtggatcccggtcgggcgcatgcgggagtctgtctgactgtctctcccgtttccagcttcagaaaaatacaaaaaaaaaaaaaaaaaacttgagaaatggccctggctggttggctcagtggtagagcatcggcctggcgtgcagaagtcccgggttcgatccccggccagggcacacaggagaagtgtccatctgcttttccacccctccccctctccttcctctctgtctcttcccctcccgcagcgaggctccattggagcaaagatggcccaggagctggggatggctccttggcctatgccccaggcgctagagtggctctggtcgcaacagagcgatgccccggaggggcagagcatcgccccctggtgggcagagcgtcgccccctggtgggcgtgccgggtggatcccagtcgggcgcatgtgggagtctgtctgactgtctctccccgtttccagcttcagaaaaataaatttttttaaaaaaattgagaaatgacCAAAGGACCAGTAAGGTGGCCCCTGCACCCTGAGCCGCAGCGATGCTCAGTGTCTGGGGGGGAATCCATTTTCTCATTTGCACAACTGAAGTTTCCAAAGCACTTAGAAACTGAAGCCTAAAACATTGTTTCCATGCTATCTCAGAATTTCCCTCAATTTCTCCACTGTTCTTCCGTTTTTAGTGTTATATAACCAGTGCTGATGTAGCCTTGAAGGAATCCTGTTATATAATTCAGCCTGCTTAACTGCAGCTCACTTGGGGAGGGCAGCAAGGGCAGGGGGTGGGCGGGGGAACGCAGGAAGGCCCTGCGCTGTCAGGGTGAGCCGGCCTCCCCACCCTCGCGGAGGCGTTTTCGGGATTCCACCGCTGAAAGGCACCGCTTCCCGCAGGTCCCCAGCGGGGAGGCAGAGCCTGTGCGGGACTCTGGGCCCGCGGGTGCTGCCTGCAGCGTCCTCCTCACGCCCAGGAGCTACTCTTCAAGATCTTGTTCCTTCAGTTCTGCTGGAGTGAAGTCTGTTGCCAAACCAGAGTGctcattttgttttctagaaCAGCACGAATATTGTTACAGGTGTTCTGGACGAGGAAATAGGGAAGCCAAGAAGAGATCCCGCAGTAAGCGCACGGATTGGCCGACAAGGCGAAAATCTCAAGGAGTCTGACACGCAGGGCATTTGTGAAACCACTGTCTGGCTACCGGTCCCACCACTGAGCACTTCCTCCGCCAGTGTCCCCAGGGGCTGCCAAAGGGGAGGCACCCCTGGCCAGCTCTCACCTGGGCCTGGCGCCCGGGAAGCTATACCAAGCAGGCAGACACACAGCtccaagaggaaaaaaggaaggcgAGCTCTGGCTAGAAGGAAGCCCCGGAGACGCACTTCTGCCCAGGGGTGCCTGTCCCCTGTTCTTTAAGGCTGCTCTCAGCATTGTCACCCAGTTAAGCCAGCACCCAGAGGAGGCGGACAGGGAGAAAATCAGAGTCGTGCTAGGGAACGAGAGGCCGAATGATCCGCAAGGTCCTCGGAGGGATTCGGGGACAGCGAGACAGCGTTTGGCACAGGCCGAGGGAGCTGGTGGCGACTGGGGGCGGGTGGGAGGACAGCACGTGGCCCGGAGGACACGCAGGGGGGAGGCGCTGAGGACTGGGCGCATTCGGGGTGCAGCCACACTCACCCGGCTCCCCGCGCCGGCGGCGATGGGTTGGGGCCCCGCTGGGCCCCGCAGGGCCGCCTCCCCAggcccccaggccgcagactctTTCAGCAGCTGGTCCAGCAGGCGCAGGGTTTCGTCCCGGCCGTCGGAGGTCGCAACGGGGCCGTGATCGGGTCCGGGGTCGGGGTCAGCCGCGCCTCCAGCCTCCACCCCCGCTGTCTCCGGGGCCTCCTCCCACACTGTCGCCTTCGCCGAGGCCCGCGGCCCCGTCCCGCCCTCCGAAGCAGCCCCGCCGGGCCCCGCCGGCCGGCTGTCGGGGCCTCGCAGCCGCCTCAGGGCCCGGCCACTCCGGCTGCTTCCGCTGCCCATGGCCCACTGCCCGCCGAGCTAGCCGGGTGCCGCAGGAACCGGAGCGCGTTTGGCCGGGACCGTACGCGACAAGGGAGGGGCGCTGGGGGGGCTGCACCGCGGGGAGGAGCTGGTGTTGGGGGCGCCGGAGGCGGGGttgaccggggtgggggcggggtcaGGCGGTCGGGGCAGGGCAACGGGGGGCGGGGCGACCCCTCCTTCTCTATCCTGACTCTGCACCCAGGTCCCGCTTGGGGGTTCCTTCCTTGCTGGTCCTCGCCGCCTGGAAAAACTGCGGAGGTGACCCCGCAGCCTCGCCCTACCGGAGCTTCGAGGGCAGGGGCGACCTCATCTCTCCCAGCCTGCTAGTCCTCTAACGTGAAGGCAAGGCCGGGGCGGGCGGGAACGGTACCGCGAATAACAAAGGGAGCGAATAGGGTCACACA
This genomic interval carries:
- the CYS1 gene encoding cystin-1 isoform X1 is translated as MGSGSSRSGRALRRLRGPDSRPAGPGGAASEGGTGPRASAKATVWEEAPETAGVEAGGAADPDPGPDHGPVATSDGRDETLRLLDQLLKESAAWGPGEAALRGPAGPQPIAAGAGSRVSPKQSAEDHPESSSVCVSNLFRKTHVKLPGRLPVEDHRPRDQAFCEALRCCLPGTRSSRHRLGARGSSHKIPDSQAVILYDYSEEELMASIEQEYCR
- the CYS1 gene encoding cystin-1 isoform X2 → MGSGSSRSGRALRRLRGPDSRPAGPGGAASEGGTGPRASAKATVWEEAPETAGVEAGGAADPDPGPDHGPVATSDGRDETLRLLDQLLKESAAWGPGEAALRGPAGPQPIAAGAGSRVSPKQSAEDHPESSSVCVSKARGSSHKIPDSQAVILYDYSEEELMASIEQEYCR